One window from the genome of Pempheris klunzingeri isolate RE-2024b chromosome 7, fPemKlu1.hap1, whole genome shotgun sequence encodes:
- the fam219ab gene encoding protein FAM219A, with amino-acid sequence MMEEIDRFQVPSAVQEAEMQAEMQPLDPASSTASEADSDTRESEPVTINYKPSPLQMKIEKQRELARKGSLKNGNTVGSPVNQQPKKNNVMARTRLVVPNKGYSSLDQSPDEKPLVALDTDSDDDFDMSRYSSSGYSSAEQINQDLNIQLLKDGYRLDEIPDDEDLDLIPPKSVNPTCMCCQATSSTTCQIQ; translated from the exons ATGATGGAAGAAATAGATCGGTTTCAAGTGCCGAGCGCCGTGCAGGAGGCGGAGATGCAGGCTGAGATGCAGCCGCTG GACCCGGCCTCGTCCACGGCCTCAGAGGCCGACTCAGACACCAGAGAGAGCGAACCTGTCACTATCAACTACAAGCCCTCCCCCCTGCAGATGAAAATAG agaaacagagagagctgGCTAGGAAGGGCTCATTGAAGAATGGCAACACTGTAGGAAGTCCAGTCAACCAGCAGCCCAAGAAGAACAACGTCATGGCCAGAACACG GTTGGTAGTGCCCAATAAAGGCTATTCCTCTTTAGACCAGAGCCCGGATGAGAAGCCCTTGGTGGCCCTagacacagacag tgATGATGATTTTGACATGTCTAGATACTCGTCATCGGGATACTCTTCTGCTGAG CAAATCAATCAGGATCTGAACATCCAGCTGCTGAAAGATGGTTACCGCCTAGACGAGATCCCGGACGACGAGGACCTGGATCTGATCCCGCCCAAATCAGTCAACCCTACCTGCATGTGCTGCCAGgcaacctcctccaccacctgtcAAATACAGTAA
- the ela3l gene encoding elastase 3 like produces the protein MIPIVLASVLIASALGCGTPPIEPLTTRVVNGVDAKPHSWPWQISLQYERDGVWRHTCGGSLIAANWVMTAAHCINTKLSYRVFVGKYNLVEEEVGSKAILPEKIIVHEKWNQIFVALGNDIALIKLSESVTLSDQVQLACIPPAGTLLPNLYPCYITGWGRLYTGGPIADKLQQALMPVADHATCSQPDWWGVAVRTTMVCAGGDGIVAGCNGDSGGPLNCKNAGVWEVHGIASFVSGLGCNYEKKPTVFTRVSAFNDWIDQVMMSN, from the exons ATGATCCCCATTGTGCTGGCCTCAGTGCTCATTGCTAGCG CCCTTGGGTGCGGCACCCCACCCATCGAGCCCCTGACTACCCGTGTGGTCAATGGAGTAGATGCCAAGCCCCACAGCTGGCCCTGGCAG ATCTCTCTGCAGTATGAGAGAGACGGTGTGTGGAGGCACACTTGTGGGGGATCTCTGATTGCTGCCAACTGGGTCATGACTGCTGCTCACTGCATCAA CACCAAGCTCTCCTACAGAGTGTTTGTGGGCAAATACAACCTGGTCGAGGAAGAGGTTGGCTCCAAGGCCATCCTTCCCGAGAAGATTATTGTCCATGAGAAATGGAACCAAATCTTTGTGGCCCTCGG GAATGATATTGCCCTGATCAAGCTCTCGGAGTCAGTGACTTTGAGTGACCAGGTGCAGCTGGCATGTATTCCTCCTGCTGGCACTCTGCTGCCCAACCTCTATCCCTGCTACATCACTGGATGGGGCAGGCTGTACA cCGGAGGCCCCATAGCTGATAAGCTGCAGCAGGCTTTGATGCCTGTGGCTGACCATGCCACCTGCTCCCAGCCTGACTGGTGGGGTGTCGCTGTTAGGACCACCATGGTGTGTGCCGGTGGGGATGGAATTGTGGCTGGATGCAAC GGTGACTCTGGTGGCCCTCTGAACTGTAAGAACGCGGGTGTGTGGGAGGTTCATGGCATTGCCAGCTTCGTCTCTGGTCTTGGCTGCAACTATGAGAAGAAACCCACTGTCTTCACCAGAGTCTCTGCCTTCAACGACTGGATCGACCAG gttATGATGAGCAACTAA